One Diospyros lotus cultivar Yz01 chromosome 1, ASM1463336v1, whole genome shotgun sequence genomic window carries:
- the LOC127789975 gene encoding auxin response factor 18, with amino-acid sequence MLKEAEKSLDSQLWHACAGGMVQMPAVNSRVFYFPQGHAEHALAAVDFGALPRLSPLILCRVADIKFMADPETDEVYAKLRLVPIGPNEPEFDDDGFLGSDGSDSSESPEKPASFAKTLTQSDANNGGGFSVPRYCAETIFPRLDYTADPPVQTVVAKDVHGETWKFRHIYRGTPRRHLLTTGWSSFVNQKKLVAGDSIVFLRAENGDLCVGIRRAKRGISNGPEWSPGSGLYGSFSGFMSGHEYKLSRSGCNGNLRGFGGVRPEAVVEAASLAAGGQPFEVVYYPRAATPEFCVKASAVRAAMRVRWCCGMRFKMPFETEDSSRISWFMGTISSVQVSDPIRWPDSPWRLLQVTWDEPDLLQNVKRVSPWLVELVSNVPIIPTSPFSPPRKKWRLLQHPELSLDTQFSIPSFSGTPLGPSSPLCCLSDNIPAGIQGARHAQFGIPFSDIHLNNKLKLGLFPSSLQPLDTHAKISSRRSNHENVSCLLTMGTSNSKLEKTDDAKTPLFVLFGQPILTEQQISSSSCSSNAASRSVTGKISSDEAPAKEISAFNQQGLDTGHCKVFMDSEDVGRTVDLSVIGSYEELYKRLANMFGIERSDMPCHVLYRDATGNVKQTGDEPFSDFVRTAKRLTIHLDSGSNSLGRKWFTGSRNAESGLDSSNQTGPLSIFA; translated from the exons ATGTTGAAGGAGGCAGAGAAGAGCTTGGACTCGCAGCTATGGCACGCCTGCGCCGGAGGGATGGTCCAAATGCCGGCGGTGAACTCCAGAGTGTTCTACTTTCCGCAAGGCCACGCCGAGCACGCCCTCGCCGCCGTCGATTTCGGCGCATTGCCGAGGCTCTCGCCGCTAATTCTGTGCCGAGTTGCCGATATCAAGTTCATGGCCGACCCTGAAACCGACGAAGTCTATGCGAAGTTAAGGCTAGTCCCGATCGGACCCAACGAGCCGGAGTTCGACGATGATGGGTTTCTGGGTAGTGATGGATCTGATTCCTCCGAGTCGCCGGAAAAACCGGCTTCCTTCGCGAAAACACTGACCCAGTCGGACGCGAACAACGGCGGCGGGTTTTCGGTGCCCCGCTACTGCGCCGAGACTATTTTTCCGCGATTGGACTACACGGCGGATCCACCGGTTCAGACCGTCGTGGCGAAGGACGTCCACGGCGAAACGTGGAAATTCCGGCACATTTACCGCGGGACACCGAGAAGGCATTTGTTGACGACGGGGTGGAGCAGCTTCGTGAACCAGAAGAAGCTGGTGGCCGGCGACTCAATCGTGTTTCTCAGGGCGGAGAACGGCGATCTCTGCGTCGGAATCCGGCGGGCCAAAAGGGGGATTTCGAACGGGCCGGAGTGGAGCCCCGGCTCCGGCCTTTACGGGTCTTTCTCGGGTTTCATGAGCGGGCACGAGTACAAGCTATCAAGAAGCGGTTGTAATGGGAATTTGAGGGGATTTGGAGGGGTGAGGCCGGAGGCTGTGGTGGAGGCGGCCAGTTTGGCCGCGGGCGGACAGCCGTTCGAGGTGGTTTACTACCCGCGCGCCGCCACGCCGGAGTTCTGCGTGAAGGCGTCGGCGGTGAGGGCAGCGATGAGGGTTCGGTGGTGCTGTGGAATGAGGTTCAAAATGCCATTTGAAACCGAGGATTCTTCCCGGATCAGCTGGTTCATGGGCACTATTTCTTCCGTACAGGTCTCCGATCCAATTCGCTGGCCTGATTCTCCATGGAGACTTCTTCAG GTGACATGGGATGAGCCTGATTTGCTGCAAAATGTGAAGCGAGTCAGCCCGTGGCTGGTTGAGTTGGTGTCGAACGTGCCCATTATTCCCACCTCACCCTTTTCGCCGCCAAGAAAGAAGTGGCGGCTCCTGCAGCACCCGGAACTTTCCCTCGACACCCAATTTTCAATTCCATCATTTTCAGGCACCCCCCTAGGGCCCAGCAGTCCTCTGTGTTGTCTATCGGACAACATTCCTGCAGGCATACAGGGAGCCAGGCATGCTCAATTTGGGATACCCTTTTCGGATATCCACCTCAATAACAAACTGAAGCTGGGGCTCTTCCCATCCAGTTTGCAGCCGCTTGATACACATGCTAAAATCTCATCTCGCAGAAGTAACCATGAAAATGTATCTTGCTTGCTAACAATGGGGACCTCCAATAGTAAGTTGGAGAAAACTGATGATGCGAAGACCCCCCTGTTTGTACTCTTTGGCCAGCCTATACTGACCGAGCAGCAGATCAGTAGCAGCAGCTGTTCCAGCAATGCAGCTTCACGATCTGTCACTGGGAAAATTTCCTCAGACGAAGCTCCAGCAAAGGAAATATCTGCATTTAACCAGCAAGGCCTAGATACTGGTCATTGTAAAGTGTTCATGGATTCAGAGGATGTAGGGCGCACGGTTGACCTATCTGTTATCGGGTCCTATGAGGAGCTGTACAAAAGGCTGGCTAACATGTTTGGAATAGAAAGATCAGACATGCCATGCCATGTGCTCTACCGGGATGCAACCGGTAATGTCAAACAAACTGGAGATGAACCTTTCAG TGATTTCGTAAGAACAGCGAAAAGATTAACAATTCATCTGGATTCCGGCAGCAACAGCTTAGGAAG GAAATGGTTCACTGGGTCGCGAAACGCCGAGAGTGGACTGGATTCTTCGAATCAGACCGGGCCGTTGAGCATCTTTGCCTAG